A region from the Linepithema humile isolate Giens D197 chromosome 1, Lhum_UNIL_v1.0, whole genome shotgun sequence genome encodes:
- the LOC105678059 gene encoding uncharacterized protein isoform X2: MLKNAGKDVPASPETEQLLADTHHDTSNPCMRLQSGTRCQGDISSSRLMSQDKFPRLDRNTQIGEASSDLIAVIASPSIIVNDNQDNDDPPPYTAIPPPYSAVTPPNHVGWPYGLFSFSDLYSPDRETCRVEIPLTPFQASLPATAFHLEEIDGQHASHPMPLTPYRFKFDSYMPRAKSLSDNEIAEKVDDTKSRRYGAILAAAAVIIFLMALSLMVRFVMERTWRK, translated from the exons ATGTTGAAGAACGCTGGAAAAG ATGTCCCGGCAAGTCCGGAAACTGAGCAATTGTTAGCGGATACACACCATGACACGTCAAATCCATGCATGAGACTACAATCTGGCACGCGATGTCAAGGTGACATCTCGTCGTCAAGGCTGATGTCTCAGGATAAATTTCCGAGATTAGATCGTAACACACAGATCGGAGAAGCCTCAAGCGATCTGATTGCCGTGATAGCGTCGCCTTCGATTATCGTAAACGATAATCAAGATAATGACGATCCGCCGCCTTACACTGCAATTCCGCCGCCTTACAGCGCAGTCACGCCGCCAAATCACGTCGGCTGGCCATATGGACTTTTTTCATTCAGCGATTTGTACTCCCCGGATAGGGAAACTTGCAGAGTGGAAATTCCTTTGACACCTTTTCAAGCTTCCCTTCCAGCTACGGCTTTCCATCTCGAGGAGATTGACGGCCAGCACGCGTCACACCCGATGCCCTTAACGCCTTACAGGTTCAAATTCGATTCCTACATGCCGAGAGCAAAATCGCTCTCAGACAATGAGATTGCGGAGAAAGTCGACGATACGAAATCACGAA GATATGGTGCTATCCTTGCTGCAGCGGCTGTCATCATCTTTCTCATGGCTTTGTCCTTGATGGTTCGCTTTGTCATGGAGAGGACTTGGCGAAAATAG
- the LOC105678059 gene encoding uncharacterized protein isoform X1 has product MLKNAGKDVPASPETEQLLADTHHDTSNPCMRLQSGTRCQGDISSSRLMSQDKFPRLDRNTQIGEASSDLIAVIASPSIIVNDNQDNDDPPPYTAIPPPYSAVTPPNHVGWPYGLFSFSDLYSPDRETCRVEIPLTPFQASLPATAFHLEEIDGQHASHPMPLTPYRFKFDSYMPRAKSLSDNEIAEKVDDTKSRTFSSYLRSINLYNFKMHTTMRVEETETEQQTVILSTLLLILKYK; this is encoded by the exons ATGTTGAAGAACGCTGGAAAAG ATGTCCCGGCAAGTCCGGAAACTGAGCAATTGTTAGCGGATACACACCATGACACGTCAAATCCATGCATGAGACTACAATCTGGCACGCGATGTCAAGGTGACATCTCGTCGTCAAGGCTGATGTCTCAGGATAAATTTCCGAGATTAGATCGTAACACACAGATCGGAGAAGCCTCAAGCGATCTGATTGCCGTGATAGCGTCGCCTTCGATTATCGTAAACGATAATCAAGATAATGACGATCCGCCGCCTTACACTGCAATTCCGCCGCCTTACAGCGCAGTCACGCCGCCAAATCACGTCGGCTGGCCATATGGACTTTTTTCATTCAGCGATTTGTACTCCCCGGATAGGGAAACTTGCAGAGTGGAAATTCCTTTGACACCTTTTCAAGCTTCCCTTCCAGCTACGGCTTTCCATCTCGAGGAGATTGACGGCCAGCACGCGTCACACCCGATGCCCTTAACGCCTTACAGGTTCAAATTCGATTCCTACATGCCGAGAGCAAAATCGCTCTCAGACAATGAGATTGCGGAGAAAGTCGACGATACGAAATCACGAA CATTTTCGTCGTATCTCCGTAGCATCAATTTGTATAACTTCAAAATGCATACGACGATGCGCGTAGAAGAAACAGAAACTGAACAACAAACTGTTATTTTGTCTACGCTACtgcttatattaaaatataagtag
- the LOC105678060 gene encoding uncharacterized protein — protein MHKFNFIKRCKKNISIYNAEEMTSSPKEQVYSKKIMQKNECDEGSTELFLLQQPTPIDFVYPSSSGQSCDNPYVTQAAYNPSYKLALNDIVGYSINENNDDSKINEKNTSAEAKDTRIETCITYCIIGVVILIITGVIIGIVYFLIQHPKLAHALHKAIEAEKDDKDASSLKKVTATANELANKTSTFKSSYDNDERSF, from the exons atgcataaatttaacTTCATAAAGAGATGTAAGAAGAATATAAGTATCTACAATGCAGAAG AGATGACTTCGTCGCCAAAAGAACAAGTATATTCAAAAAAGATAATGCAGAAAAATGAATGTGACGAAGGAAGCACAGAGCTTTTTCTACTACAACAGCCAACACCCATCGATTTCGTCTATCCATCGTCTTCTGGACAATCTTGTGATAATCCTTACGTAACTCAAGCAGCTTATAACCCATCTTATAAACTGGCCTTGAATGATATTGTAGGTTATAGCATTAACGAAAATAACGACGACAGCAAGATTAACGAGAAAAATACATCAGCTGAAGCAAAAGATACCCGCATTG AAACCTGTATAACATACTGTATCATTGGAGTAGTAATTCTCATTATTACTGGCGTAATTATTGGAATTGTGTATTTCCTAATACAACATCCAAAACTCGCACATGCTCTGCACAAGGCGATAGAAGCTGAAAAGGATGACAAGGACGCGTCGTCGCTAAAAAAAGTCACAGCAACCGCAAATGAATTAGCAAACAAGACTTCAACTTTTAAATCATCCTACGACAATGACGAACGGAGCTTCTAA